A portion of the Puntigrus tetrazona isolate hp1 unplaced genomic scaffold, ASM1883169v1 S000000005, whole genome shotgun sequence genome contains these proteins:
- the afap1 gene encoding actin filament-associated protein 1 isoform X1: MRSDPILFASRAMEELLAELRVFLELLDREYLTAGVREKKQQILNILHRVLATREPSCKTEIHTSLPAPPQMPLPEIPHPWMPPDNGPPPLPSSSLPEGYYEEAVPLGPGKAPEYITSNYDSDAMSSSYESYDEEEEDGKGQKMRHQWPSEEASMDLVKDARICAFLLRKKRFGQWTKLLCVIKDNKLLCYKSSKDQTPQMELLLSGCSITHIPKDGKKKKHELKIVHQGADALVLAVQSKEQAEEWLKVMKEVCSNGNGVVDCDGAGSGSPVHKAELEKKLSCDRPSSDGEPCHENGISDGKDPAKGKKNSKSEQKGTVGRVTGKKITKIISLGKKKPSTDEQTSSAEEDVPTCGYLNVLSNNRWRERWCQLKDNQLLLHKDRADLKTHMASLPLRGCEVIPGLDSKHPFAFRLLRNGQEVAVLEASSSESMGRWLGVLLAETGSTTDPAALHYDYIDVETTANVIQLAKQSFCFTSKRAVSPNPYLDNPVNGYACPTGVALHYDDVPCINGSVPDAHYSSPASGDRRWKEELHYENTDLYENMPSPKLASRYSAKSIRSQSSSTGHYNTPLSTKSLSSSSSPSAANTNTNQLKGKKGLTTNGFASKQKLDKNQPKKANGISSTVPVKRNNSSVDQYKYGKNRVEADAKKLQAKEEELMKRKQEIRNRLTQLKKDRKDLRTAIENNTGKRSQATLTERLKKVEDECKLKEEERVNLELELTEVKESLKKALNGGVTLGLTIEPKTGSSSPQSPVLMRRTVDNSPISSCDTSDTETCSLPINSASLLRRQTQQKASPVRGHVLRKAKEWEMKSGT; this comes from the exons CCTCCAGACAATGGGCCTCCCCCCTTGCCAAGCTCCTCTCTTCCTGAAGGTTATTATGAGGAAGCCGTTCCGCTGGGCCCTGGGAAAGCACCAGAGTACATCACCTCTA ATTATGACTCGGATGCCATGAGCAGTTCATATGAGTCATatgatgaggaagaggaggatgggAAGGGGCAGAAGATGCGTCACCAGTGGCCGTCTGAGGAGGCATCCATGGATCTGGTGAAAGATGCACGTATCTGTGCGTTCCTGTTACGAAAGAAACGCTTTGGACAATGGACCAAACTGCTCTGTGTCATAAAGGACAACAAATTGTTg TGCTACAAGTCCTCCAAAGACCAGACTCCACAGATGGAGCTTCTTCTGTCTGGCTGCAGTATCACACACATTCCCAAAGACGGCAAGAAAAAGAAGCATGAACTGAAGATTGTCCATCAGGGAGCTGATGCTTTGGTGCTTGCTGTACAGAGCAAAGAACAGGCCGAAGAGTGGCTAAAG GTGATGAAAGAAGTCTGCTCTAATGGAAATGGAGTGGTGGACTGTGACGGAGCTGGCTCTGGTTCTCCTGTTCACAAAGCAGAGCTGGAAAAG AAGCTGTCCTGTGATCGACCCAGTTCAGATGGAGAACCCTGTCATGAAAATGGCATCTCAGATGGCAAAGATCCAG CCAAAGGCAAGAAGAACTCTAAATCAGAGCAAAAAGGCACAGTGGGACGTGTGACTGGAAAGAAAATCACTAAAATCATAAGCCTGGGCAAGAAAAAACCATCTACAGATGAACAGACCTCTTCAGCGGAGGAGGATGTCCCGACGTGTG GCTATCTGAATGTGCTGTCCAATAACCGCTGGAGAGAGCGCTGGTGCCAGCTAAAAGACAACCAGCTGTTGCTGCACAAGGACCGGGCAGATCTGAAGACACACATGGCCTCTCTGCCGCTGCGGGGGTGTGAGGTCATTCCAGGGCTGGACTCCAAACATCCCTTTGCCTTCCGTCTACTGCGCAACGGACAGGAGGTGGCTGTTCTGGAG GCCTCCTCCTCTGAGAGTATGGGAAGGTGGCTGGGGGTCTTGTTGGCCGAAACAGGCTCCACAACAGATCCTGCTGCACTGCACTACGATTACATTGACGTCGAAACCACTGCTAATGTCATTCAGCTGGCCAAGCAGTCATTTTG TTTCACCAGTAAGCGTGCGGTTTCTCCAAACCCTTACCTGGATAACCCGGTCAATGGTTACGCCTGTCCCACAGGGGTCGCTCTGCATTATGATGATGTGCCCTGCATCAATGGATCG GTACCAGATGCGCACTACTCCTCCCCAGCTTCAGGGGACCGTCGTTGGAAAGAAGAGTTACATTATGAGAATACAGATCTTTATGAAAACATGCCCTCCCCCAAACTAGCATCCCGCTATTCTGCTAAATCCATCCGTTCACAGTCATCTTCCACAGGGCATTACAATACACCGCTCTCCACCAAATCTctgtcctcttcctcctctccctcAGCTGCTAATACTAACACTAACCAG CTCAAGGGAAAGAAAGGCCTGACCACCAATGGGTTCGCTTCAAAGCAGAAGTTGGACAAGAACCAGCCCAAAAAGGCCAATGGAATCAGCAGCACCGTTCCAGTGAAACGCAACAACTCTA GTGTGGACCAGTATAAATATGGGAAAAACAGAGTGGAGGCAGATGCCAAGAAACTCCAAGCAAAAGAGGAGGAGCTGATGAAAAGGAAGCAGGAAATTCGAAACCGCCTGACCCAGCTGAAAAAAGACCGGAAGGACCTCCGAACTGCCATAGAAAACAACACAG GTAAGCGCTCTCAGGCAACTTTGACAGAGAGACTTAAGAAAGTGGAGGATGAATGCAAACTAAAAGAGGAAGAACGAGTCAATCTGGAACTGGAGCTGACGGAGGTGAAGGAGAGTCTGAAGAAAGCCTTGAACGGAGGCGTCACCCTGGGCCTGACCATTGAACCCAAAACGGGTAGCTCCAGCCCACAG TCTCCAGTGCTAATGAGGCGAACGGTGGACAACTCGCCCATTTCCAGCTGTGACACCAGTGACACTGAGACCTGCTCTCTGCCAATCAACAGCGCGTCTCTGCTGCGGCGTCAGACACAACAGAAAGCCTCACCTGTGCGAGGACACGTCCTCAGGAAAGCCAAG GAATGGGAGATGAAGTCTGGCACATAA
- the afap1 gene encoding actin filament-associated protein 1 isoform X2, with protein sequence MTENNGEAMEELLAELRVFLELLDREYLTAGVREKKQQILNILHRVLATREPSCKTEIHTSLPAPPQMPLPEIPHPWMPPDNGPPPLPSSSLPEGYYEEAVPLGPGKAPEYITSNYDSDAMSSSYESYDEEEEDGKGQKMRHQWPSEEASMDLVKDARICAFLLRKKRFGQWTKLLCVIKDNKLLCYKSSKDQTPQMELLLSGCSITHIPKDGKKKKHELKIVHQGADALVLAVQSKEQAEEWLKVMKEVCSNGNGVVDCDGAGSGSPVHKAELEKKLSCDRPSSDGEPCHENGISDGKDPAKGKKNSKSEQKGTVGRVTGKKITKIISLGKKKPSTDEQTSSAEEDVPTCGYLNVLSNNRWRERWCQLKDNQLLLHKDRADLKTHMASLPLRGCEVIPGLDSKHPFAFRLLRNGQEVAVLEASSSESMGRWLGVLLAETGSTTDPAALHYDYIDVETTANVIQLAKQSFCFTSKRAVSPNPYLDNPVNGYACPTGVALHYDDVPCINGSVPDAHYSSPASGDRRWKEELHYENTDLYENMPSPKLASRYSAKSIRSQSSSTGHYNTPLSTKSLSSSSSPSAANTNTNQLKGKKGLTTNGFASKQKLDKNQPKKANGISSTVPVKRNNSSVDQYKYGKNRVEADAKKLQAKEEELMKRKQEIRNRLTQLKKDRKDLRTAIENNTGKRSQATLTERLKKVEDECKLKEEERVNLELELTEVKESLKKALNGGVTLGLTIEPKTGSSSPQSPVLMRRTVDNSPISSCDTSDTETCSLPINSASLLRRQTQQKASPVRGHVLRKAKEWEMKSGT encoded by the exons CCTCCAGACAATGGGCCTCCCCCCTTGCCAAGCTCCTCTCTTCCTGAAGGTTATTATGAGGAAGCCGTTCCGCTGGGCCCTGGGAAAGCACCAGAGTACATCACCTCTA ATTATGACTCGGATGCCATGAGCAGTTCATATGAGTCATatgatgaggaagaggaggatgggAAGGGGCAGAAGATGCGTCACCAGTGGCCGTCTGAGGAGGCATCCATGGATCTGGTGAAAGATGCACGTATCTGTGCGTTCCTGTTACGAAAGAAACGCTTTGGACAATGGACCAAACTGCTCTGTGTCATAAAGGACAACAAATTGTTg TGCTACAAGTCCTCCAAAGACCAGACTCCACAGATGGAGCTTCTTCTGTCTGGCTGCAGTATCACACACATTCCCAAAGACGGCAAGAAAAAGAAGCATGAACTGAAGATTGTCCATCAGGGAGCTGATGCTTTGGTGCTTGCTGTACAGAGCAAAGAACAGGCCGAAGAGTGGCTAAAG GTGATGAAAGAAGTCTGCTCTAATGGAAATGGAGTGGTGGACTGTGACGGAGCTGGCTCTGGTTCTCCTGTTCACAAAGCAGAGCTGGAAAAG AAGCTGTCCTGTGATCGACCCAGTTCAGATGGAGAACCCTGTCATGAAAATGGCATCTCAGATGGCAAAGATCCAG CCAAAGGCAAGAAGAACTCTAAATCAGAGCAAAAAGGCACAGTGGGACGTGTGACTGGAAAGAAAATCACTAAAATCATAAGCCTGGGCAAGAAAAAACCATCTACAGATGAACAGACCTCTTCAGCGGAGGAGGATGTCCCGACGTGTG GCTATCTGAATGTGCTGTCCAATAACCGCTGGAGAGAGCGCTGGTGCCAGCTAAAAGACAACCAGCTGTTGCTGCACAAGGACCGGGCAGATCTGAAGACACACATGGCCTCTCTGCCGCTGCGGGGGTGTGAGGTCATTCCAGGGCTGGACTCCAAACATCCCTTTGCCTTCCGTCTACTGCGCAACGGACAGGAGGTGGCTGTTCTGGAG GCCTCCTCCTCTGAGAGTATGGGAAGGTGGCTGGGGGTCTTGTTGGCCGAAACAGGCTCCACAACAGATCCTGCTGCACTGCACTACGATTACATTGACGTCGAAACCACTGCTAATGTCATTCAGCTGGCCAAGCAGTCATTTTG TTTCACCAGTAAGCGTGCGGTTTCTCCAAACCCTTACCTGGATAACCCGGTCAATGGTTACGCCTGTCCCACAGGGGTCGCTCTGCATTATGATGATGTGCCCTGCATCAATGGATCG GTACCAGATGCGCACTACTCCTCCCCAGCTTCAGGGGACCGTCGTTGGAAAGAAGAGTTACATTATGAGAATACAGATCTTTATGAAAACATGCCCTCCCCCAAACTAGCATCCCGCTATTCTGCTAAATCCATCCGTTCACAGTCATCTTCCACAGGGCATTACAATACACCGCTCTCCACCAAATCTctgtcctcttcctcctctccctcAGCTGCTAATACTAACACTAACCAG CTCAAGGGAAAGAAAGGCCTGACCACCAATGGGTTCGCTTCAAAGCAGAAGTTGGACAAGAACCAGCCCAAAAAGGCCAATGGAATCAGCAGCACCGTTCCAGTGAAACGCAACAACTCTA GTGTGGACCAGTATAAATATGGGAAAAACAGAGTGGAGGCAGATGCCAAGAAACTCCAAGCAAAAGAGGAGGAGCTGATGAAAAGGAAGCAGGAAATTCGAAACCGCCTGACCCAGCTGAAAAAAGACCGGAAGGACCTCCGAACTGCCATAGAAAACAACACAG GTAAGCGCTCTCAGGCAACTTTGACAGAGAGACTTAAGAAAGTGGAGGATGAATGCAAACTAAAAGAGGAAGAACGAGTCAATCTGGAACTGGAGCTGACGGAGGTGAAGGAGAGTCTGAAGAAAGCCTTGAACGGAGGCGTCACCCTGGGCCTGACCATTGAACCCAAAACGGGTAGCTCCAGCCCACAG TCTCCAGTGCTAATGAGGCGAACGGTGGACAACTCGCCCATTTCCAGCTGTGACACCAGTGACACTGAGACCTGCTCTCTGCCAATCAACAGCGCGTCTCTGCTGCGGCGTCAGACACAACAGAAAGCCTCACCTGTGCGAGGACACGTCCTCAGGAAAGCCAAG GAATGGGAGATGAAGTCTGGCACATAA
- the rab18a gene encoding ras-related protein Rab-18a: protein MNEDILTTLKILIIGESGVGKSSLLLRFTDDTFDPEIGATIGVDFKVKTLAVDGNKAKLAIWDTAGQERFRTLTPSYYRGAQGVILVYDVTRRETFAKLENWLSELDTYCTRNDLVKMLVGNKIDKDDRELEREEGLKFARKHSMLFIEASAKSKDGVQCAFEELVEKILQTPGLWESVHKTRGLALSELSETGQGGCGAYCSLL, encoded by the exons ATGAATGAGGATATTTTGACCACTCTGAAAATACTGATCATCGGAGAAAGCGGAGTGGGCAAATCCAG TCTTCTTTTGAGATTTACAGATGATACATTTGATCCAGAAATTGGTGCAACAATCG GTGTAGATTTCAAGGTGAAAACCCTGGCTGTGGATGGAAACAAAGCAAAGCTGGCAATCTGG GACACGGCGGGTCAGGAGCGTTTTCGAACTTTAACACCCAGTTACTACAGAGGGGCTCAGGGTGTCATTCTGG tgTACGATGTCACTAGGCGAGAGACGTTTGCTAAGCTGGAAAACTGGTTGAGTGAGCTAGATACATATTGCACAAGAAATGATCTTGTCAAAATGCTGGTGGGAAACAAAATCGATAAG GACGACCGTGAGCTAGAGCGAGAAGAGGGTCTGAAGTTCGCTAGAAAACATTCCATGCTTTTCATAG AGGCCAGTGCTAAGTCGAAAGACGGCGTTCAGTGTGCATTCGAGGAGCTGGTGGAGAAAATCCTGCAGACTCCAGGCTTGTGGGAGAGCGTGCACAAGACAAGAGGACTTGCCCTGTCTGAACTCTCTGAAACCGGTCAAGGAGGCTGTGGGGCGTATTGCTCGCTTCTCTAA